The sequence below is a genomic window from Brevibacillus laterosporus.
GATGCAGTTTTAGACGCTATTACAGATGCCTTAGTTACAGGTGACAAAGTGAAATTAGCAGGTTTTGGTACATTTGAAGTTCGTGATCGTGCAGCTCGTAAAGGGTATAACCCAAAAATGCTAAAAGAGCTAAAAGAACAAGGTGTTAACGAAGAGGAAGCAAAAGCTCAAGCTCAATTAGATATTGCTGCCTCTAAGTATCCAGCATTTAAAGTAGCTAAAC
It includes:
- a CDS encoding HU family DNA-binding protein, with amino-acid sequence MNKTELSAKVAEKLEVSKKGAGVYVDAVLDAITDALVTGDKVKLAGFGTFEVRDRAARKGYNPKMLKELKEQGVNEEEAKAQAQLDIAASKYPAFKVAKPLKDLIK